The following proteins come from a genomic window of Malus domestica chromosome 02, GDT2T_hap1:
- the LOC139191473 gene encoding uncharacterized mitochondrial protein AtMg00810-like: MAEKLQALHENNTWTIVRLPKEKKAVGSCWVYKTKFHSDGTIERNKARLVARGFIQTYGVDYKETFAPVAKMNTVRVLLSVAINNAWPLFQMDIKNAFLHGELEEEVFMNCLQLILNQTIQKWFANFINPFMVSSKVHVHGDNMSEISALKQYLNHKIAIKDLGILKYFIGIEMAHSHKGCFLNQCKYVIDLLREANMTDCKPARTPLNSDMKLQSHGDLIPNIEYYQRLVNKLIYLTITRFDIAYAVSLVSQFIHAPSMDHMKIVHRVLRYLKGSIGRGILMRNNNHAHILGYTDTDWAGNALDHKSITGFCTFVRGNLVTWKSKKQSMVARSSAEVEYCVMALTACELICLKNLLLDLGFPHQQPLSLYCDN, encoded by the exons ATGGCAGAAAAGCTTCAAGCTCTTCATGAAAACAATACTTGGACTATAGTGAGACTTCCCAAAGAAAAGAAGGCTGTGGGAAGTTGTTGGGTATACAAGACCAAGTTCCATTCAGATGGCACGATTGAAAGGaacaaggctcgtttggttgcTCGAGGATTTATTCAAACCTATGGAGTGGATTACAAGGAGACATTTGCTCCAGTGGCAAAGATGAACACTGTGAGGGTGCTGTTATCTGTTGCCATTAACAATGCATGGCCTCTTTTTCAAATGGATATTAAAAATGCTTTTCTGCATGgtgagcttgaagaagaagttttCATGAACTGCCTCCAGCTCATCCTCAATCAAACAATCCAGAAATGGTTTGCAAACTTCATAAATCCATTTATGGTCTCAAGCAAAGTCCACGTGCATG GTGATAATATGTCAGAGATTAGTGCTCTTAAGCAATATCTCAATCACAAGATTGCTATCAAAGATCTCGGCATTCTTAAATATTTTATAGGGATCGAGATGGCACATTCTCACAAGGGTTGTTTTCTAAATCAATGCAAGTATGTTATTGATCTTCTTCGTGAGGCCAACATGACAGATTGTAAACCTGCTCGCACACCTTTGAATAGTGACATGAAGCTGCAATCTCACGGTGATCTCATTCCCAATATAGAGTACTATCAGAGATTGGTCAACAAACTCATTTATCTAACTATCACTCGCTTTGATATAGCATATGCCGTGAGTCTTGTTAGCCAGTTTATACATGCTCCAAGCATGGATCACATGAAGATTGTTCATCGTGTGCTTCGATATCTGAAGGGCTCCATTGGTAGAGGGATTCTCATGCGCAACAATAATCACGCTCATATCTTAGGATATACAGATACAGATTGGGCAGGGAACGCTCTCGATCACAAGTCTATCACTGGTTTCTGCACTTTCGTAAGAGGTAACCTAGTCacctggaaaagcaagaaacaaagcaTGGTTGCGCGCTCTAGTGCAGAAGTAGAATACTGTGTTATGGCTTTGACTGCTTGTGAACTTATTTGTCTCAAAAATCTACTATTGGACTTAGGGTTTCCTCATCAGCAACCTTTGTCTCTCTACTGTGATAATTAA